The proteins below come from a single Solanum stenotomum isolate F172 unplaced genomic scaffold, ASM1918654v1 scaffold13383, whole genome shotgun sequence genomic window:
- the LOC125850060 gene encoding pentatricopeptide repeat-containing protein At5g27460-like — protein MISPKPKQDTKSNKNTLRSVSKKSLKMQFKAAAGFNLSRFHSSWTWRFVLSQSYSTNKATLINGSYSGGGDLKKRILKVVSSGVNPTRSVLENWVDEGRRVCLNELRVIIRQLMKRRRFGPALEILNWMETQHCSQMSPYDYARRQELTVKEHGRIEAERYFESLTSTVSLKAASLPLLHCYVEERSTEKAEAFMLKISKLGLALSPHPFNEMMKLYKATSQYQKVPSVILQMKQNRITLNVLSYNLWMDACGELSGVESAEMVYKEMLSNQNVEVGWSSLATLANIYKKAGQTDKAVLALKTAEKKISNSNHYPYFFVITQYASLKNKDGVHRVWEASKAVNSPITCANYMCILSSLVKLGDMREAERTFVEWESQCRTYDIRVSNILLGGYMRNGSVEKAESLHYRTLEKGGCPNSKTWEILVEGWIRSQQMDKAIDALKSGLAALKHYEWRPSPSIVVAISEYFEETRNFGKAMEFLTTLRHFGPANLQVYKSLLRMQISREESPLYILEMMQNDGIDVDDETSAIYSGVLHC, from the exons ATGATTTCCCCAAAACCCAAACAAGACACCAAAAGCAACAAGAACACTCTCAGAAGTGTAAGTAAGAAATCTCTGAAAATGCAATTCAAGGCAGCAGCTGGGTTCAATCTCTCAAGATTTCACAG CTCTTGGACATGGAGATTTGTGCTGTCACAATCATACTCTACAAACAAAGCGACGCTGATTAACGGCAGTTACTCCGGTGGGGGTGATTTAAAAAAACGAATTTTGAAGGTCGTTTCATCGGGTGTTAACCCGACGAGGAGTGTGCTTGAGAATTGGGTGGATGAAGGCCGTAGAGTTTGTCTAAACGAGCTTAGGGTGATTATACGGCAGCTCATGAAACGACGTCGATTTGGACCTGCTTTGGAG ATACTTAACTGGATGGAAACTCAACATTGTTCTCAGATGTCACCTTATGATTATGCCAGGCGACAAGAATTAACTGTTAAAGAACACGGTAGAATAGAAGCTGAAAGATATTTTGAGAGTTTAACAAGCACTGTTTCGCTGAAAGCTGCTTCCCTCCCTCTTCTTCATTGTTATGTTGAAGAAAGGTCCACTGAGAAGGCTGAAGCTTTCATGCTAAAGATAAGCAAGTTGGGACTTGCTCTGAGCCCTCATCCGTTTAATGAGATGATGAAGCTTTATAAGGCCACATCTCAGTACCAGAAAGTACCATCAGTCATCCTGCAAATGAAACAAAACCGAATAACTTTAAACGTCCTCTCCTATAATCTCTGGATGGACGCATGTGGGGAGCTCTCTGGGGTTGAATCAGCAGAGATGGTATACAAAGAGATGCTGAGTAACCAAAATGTAGAAGTGGGATGGAGCTCTTTAGCTACATTAGCAAATATTTATAAGAAAGCAGGACAGACAGACAAGGCAGTTTTGGCCCTAAAAACTGCTGAAAAGAAAATATCCAACAGTAATCACTATCCTTACTTCTTTGTCATTACGCAGTATGCTTCTTTGAAGAACAAAGATGGAGTACATCGGGTCTGGGAAGCTTCTAAAGCAGTAAACTCCCCAATAACTTGTGCCAACTACATGTGTATCTTGTCGTCTTTGGTCAAGCTTGGTGACATGAGAGAGGCCGAGAGAACTTTTGTGGAATGGGAATCTCAATGCAGGACATATGACATTAGAGTCTCCAACATACTTCTCGGTGGATACATGAGAAATGGATCAGTCGAAAAAGCTGAATCGTTACATTATCGCACGTTGGAGAAAGGTGGATGTCCAAATTCTAAAACCTGGGAGATATTGGTGGAGGGATGGATAAGAAGTCAACAAATGGATAAAGCTATCGATGCCTTGAAAAGTGGTCTTGCTGCTCTAAAACATTATGAATGGAGGCCATCACCAAGTATTGTTGTCGCAATTTCAGAATATTTCGAAGAAACTAGAAATTTTGGGAAGGCTATGGAGTTTCTTACAACTCTTAGACATTTTGGTCCTGCTAATTTGCAAGTGTACAAGTCATTGCTTAGAATGCAAATCTCAAGAGAAGAAAGTCCACTGTACATCCTTGAAATGATGCAGAATGATGGAATTGACGTGGATGATGAGACCTCTGCCATCTATTCAGGCGTTTTGCATTGTTGA